A window of Synechococcus sp. MEDNS5 contains these coding sequences:
- a CDS encoding SDR family oxidoreductase, whose product MPSVLITGASRGIGQAAAKAFAAAGWDLLLVSRSEAALQSLKAELSASGSRVAYRAIDLTDPSLIASGLEELLNQGLRPSVLINNAGAAWTGDLLAMPLDRWEWLMQLNLTSVFQVCAAVVPAMRPAGGLVINVSSHAARNAFPGWGAYCTVKAALASFTRCLAEEERDNGIRACTLTLGAVDTSLWDSPTVDSTFDRRAMLPVTKAAAALLHLAQQPATQVIEDLTLMPATGAF is encoded by the coding sequence TTGCCTTCCGTACTGATTACAGGTGCATCCCGCGGGATTGGTCAAGCTGCGGCGAAAGCCTTTGCTGCCGCTGGATGGGATCTCCTTCTGGTTTCTCGAAGTGAGGCAGCTCTTCAGTCTCTCAAGGCTGAGCTGTCGGCTAGCGGTTCCCGAGTGGCCTATCGAGCCATCGACCTCACAGATCCCTCGCTGATCGCTTCGGGCCTCGAGGAGCTCCTCAACCAGGGTCTTCGCCCTTCTGTTCTGATCAATAATGCAGGTGCTGCCTGGACAGGAGACTTGCTCGCCATGCCGCTTGATCGCTGGGAGTGGCTGATGCAGCTCAATCTCACCAGCGTTTTTCAGGTCTGTGCTGCGGTTGTTCCAGCCATGCGTCCCGCTGGCGGACTGGTCATCAATGTGAGCAGTCATGCGGCACGAAACGCCTTTCCTGGTTGGGGGGCTTATTGCACGGTCAAAGCTGCTCTTGCCAGCTTCACCCGTTGCTTGGCTGAGGAGGAGCGAGACAACGGGATCCGCGCCTGCACGCTCACGCTTGGAGCAGTGGATACGTCACTGTGGGATTCCCCTACGGTCGACAGCACTTTCGACCGCCGTGCCATGCTTCCCGTAACTAAGGCAGCTGCCGCACTCCTGCATCTTGCACAGCAACCTGCCACTCAGGTCATCGAAGACCTCACTCTGATGCCGGCCACCGGCGCTTTCTGA
- the folE gene encoding GTP cyclohydrolase I, translating to MTSTLPVSTNGNGSVSQNGKLSELESRVSERIRARLRERDVSFLANDNVADHLLPGELDALQVEVADRVRDLLNALVIDIENDHNTAETAERVAKMYLHEVFKGRYHQQPKVASFPNVKKLDEIYTVGPITVRSACSHHLVPIMGNCWIGIKPGERVIGLSKFTRVADWVFSRPHIQEEAVMILADEIERLCKPQGLGIIIKAQHYCMKWRGVKEPQTSMVNSVVRGDFRHDPSLKQEFFELVRQQEALLST from the coding sequence ATGACTTCCACCCTTCCTGTCTCCACCAACGGCAACGGATCCGTGTCTCAGAACGGAAAACTCTCTGAGCTGGAGTCCCGTGTTTCTGAGCGTATCCGAGCGCGATTAAGGGAACGGGATGTGTCGTTCCTCGCCAATGACAACGTGGCAGACCATCTCCTTCCCGGTGAACTCGATGCGTTGCAGGTTGAGGTGGCGGACCGCGTCCGAGATCTTCTCAATGCTCTTGTGATCGACATCGAGAACGATCACAACACCGCTGAGACAGCCGAGCGGGTTGCGAAAATGTATTTACACGAAGTCTTCAAGGGCCGTTATCATCAACAGCCCAAAGTGGCCAGCTTCCCTAATGTGAAGAAGCTGGATGAGATCTATACGGTTGGACCTATCACAGTGCGTTCGGCTTGTTCTCACCATTTGGTGCCCATCATGGGCAACTGCTGGATTGGTATCAAGCCCGGAGAGAGAGTAATTGGTCTCTCTAAGTTCACTCGTGTTGCCGATTGGGTGTTTTCAAGGCCTCACATCCAGGAAGAGGCGGTGATGATTCTTGCAGACGAAATTGAGCGACTTTGTAAACCGCAGGGTCTTGGGATCATCATTAAAGCTCAGCACTACTGCATGAAGTGGCGGGGCGTCAAAGAACCCCAGACCAGCATGGTCAATTCAGTAGTGCGTGGTGATTTTCGTCATGACCCCAGCCTGAAGCAGGAGTTTTTCGAGCTTGTGCGACAGCAGGAGGCCCTGCTGAGTACTTGA
- a CDS encoding phosphoribosylanthranilate isomerase: protein MVGKALHLKICGLTDSTQACAIASMGVQAIGVIGVPGTPRCVSSKKRREIYARLTSQSNVERVWVAADPADNELDDVLSGQGTPSVVQLHGQESEARCAELRAKHPSIRWWKALRLRDDADLEAIHRYTHQVDALLIDAWSSKQLGGTGHQLNPIWLDRVQTHLAGGAPWWLAGGICAEWVPKLDRVHPFGLDASSRLEISPGVKDLERVRALVQSLEDRACRLG from the coding sequence ATGGTGGGTAAAGCCCTGCACCTCAAGATCTGCGGTCTGACCGACAGCACGCAAGCTTGCGCCATCGCTTCGATGGGAGTGCAGGCCATCGGGGTGATCGGAGTGCCTGGAACACCACGCTGCGTCTCTTCCAAGAAGCGGAGGGAGATATATGCCAGGTTGACGTCTCAATCGAACGTTGAGCGCGTCTGGGTTGCTGCGGATCCCGCCGACAACGAACTTGATGACGTGTTGAGCGGCCAGGGAACGCCATCGGTGGTTCAGCTTCATGGCCAGGAATCGGAAGCACGCTGCGCGGAACTCCGCGCCAAACATCCGAGCATCCGTTGGTGGAAGGCCTTGCGCCTCCGTGATGATGCGGATCTCGAGGCGATTCACCGCTACACCCATCAGGTGGATGCACTGCTTATTGATGCCTGGAGCTCCAAGCAGCTGGGGGGAACAGGGCACCAGCTGAACCCGATCTGGCTTGACCGCGTGCAAACGCACCTAGCGGGGGGAGCTCCCTGGTGGCTTGCCGGCGGAATCTGTGCGGAATGGGTGCCGAAGCTCGACAGGGTTCATCCCTTCGGCCTTGATGCCTCCAGTCGGTTGGAGATCAGCCCTGGAGTGAAAGATCTCGAGCGCGTGCGTGCACTTGTGCAATCTCTTGAAGACAGAGCTTGCAGGCTCGGATAG
- a CDS encoding site-2 protease family protein has product MGDGWQLMRIGGIPLRVHPSWFVVLVLFTLAFQSEVAQLPEAQGLVWASWLTGFLTALLLFVSVLLHELGHSVMAIREGVKVSSITLFLLGGVARVEKECPTPMGAFRVAAAGPAVSLLLAAALLASMQAAGSVNPLLGNLVAKLGWLNLILALFNLLPGLPLDGGLILKALVWQWTGSQRKGIQVATASGRFLSLLAMVIGFWLIFKSAVWPGLWLVMLGWFGMGASRSQTQTLALQQVLQNETVGKTASRRFRVVEADQPLRTLSQMRLGAVGTDDPRLSDWVLVCRNGRWVGFITDQPLKDLPVQQWDRQTISDHLQPLDRLPSIQQSSPLWKAVLALEKSDQGRLLVLGPAGLPDGTLDRSELGEAVLRGLAVKLPDAMLESSRRDNTYPLGLPLLQVVNSMQASGLLKRQA; this is encoded by the coding sequence TTGGGTGATGGTTGGCAACTGATGCGTATCGGTGGCATCCCACTGCGGGTCCATCCCAGCTGGTTCGTTGTTTTGGTTCTCTTCACCCTGGCCTTCCAGAGTGAAGTGGCTCAGCTTCCCGAAGCGCAAGGGCTTGTTTGGGCCAGCTGGTTGACGGGTTTCCTGACCGCTCTTCTGCTGTTTGTCTCCGTTTTGTTGCATGAGCTGGGACATTCGGTGATGGCGATCCGCGAAGGGGTCAAGGTCAGCAGCATCACCCTGTTCCTTCTCGGTGGTGTTGCCAGAGTTGAAAAGGAATGCCCCACGCCGATGGGGGCCTTTCGGGTCGCTGCGGCAGGCCCAGCCGTGAGTCTCCTTCTTGCTGCAGCTCTGCTGGCAAGCATGCAGGCAGCCGGATCTGTGAATCCGCTGCTGGGAAATCTGGTCGCAAAGCTCGGTTGGCTCAACCTCATCCTTGCCCTATTCAACCTGCTGCCTGGTTTGCCTCTCGATGGTGGTCTGATCCTTAAGGCCCTTGTTTGGCAGTGGACCGGCAGTCAACGCAAAGGCATCCAGGTGGCAACGGCCAGCGGACGTTTCCTGTCGCTTTTGGCGATGGTGATTGGGTTTTGGTTGATCTTCAAAAGCGCTGTTTGGCCAGGCCTCTGGTTGGTGATGCTCGGCTGGTTCGGGATGGGGGCTTCCCGAAGCCAAACCCAAACCCTCGCTTTGCAGCAGGTTCTTCAGAACGAAACTGTCGGCAAGACGGCGTCCCGTCGTTTTCGTGTTGTTGAAGCCGATCAGCCTCTTCGCACGCTGAGTCAGATGAGGCTTGGGGCTGTGGGGACAGATGATCCCCGACTTTCCGACTGGGTTCTGGTTTGCAGGAACGGTCGATGGGTCGGATTCATCACCGATCAACCCCTCAAAGACCTCCCCGTACAGCAATGGGATCGGCAGACGATCAGCGATCATCTGCAGCCTTTGGACCGCTTGCCGTCCATCCAACAGTCATCGCCTCTTTGGAAGGCGGTCCTCGCTCTGGAGAAGAGTGATCAGGGGCGTTTGCTTGTGCTGGGCCCCGCAGGTCTCCCTGATGGCACCCTTGATCGCAGTGAGCTTGGTGAGGCCGTGCTTCGTGGGTTGGCCGTGAAGCTTCCTGATGCAATGTTGGAAAGCTCGAGGCGGGACAACACCTACCCTCTTGGTCTGCCCCTGCTGCAAGTGGTCAACAGCATGCAGGCGTCAGGACTTCTCAAGCGTCAGGCCTGA
- a CDS encoding lipoate--protein ligase family protein, whose translation MTLSASCPSGGRPPARLVPTQIRSGSEQMALDTLLLEQSCSDGSDALILRFYQWSRPTLSLGRHQGPPTHQWRQLAISGDLDLVRRPSGGGAVLHAGGLTYALIWADPPRQRRQAYAQVNKCLQEGLQALGLELRPGINATERIVADCFAQSTTADLVDSGGCKRIGSAQFWKRGHLLQHGEIPLDPPQGLWEAVFETSPPCWTPSTPSAASLELALKQSFQTLNPGLNWRDEDLSQEEIQRMDKLTTCYCLEPAQA comes from the coding sequence ATGACGCTGTCTGCATCTTGCCCGTCCGGCGGACGCCCCCCAGCCAGGCTTGTGCCGACCCAGATCCGCAGCGGTTCTGAACAGATGGCCCTCGACACCCTGCTTCTGGAGCAGAGCTGCAGCGACGGGTCTGACGCCCTGATTCTGCGTTTCTATCAATGGAGTCGTCCCACCCTCTCGTTAGGACGCCACCAGGGTCCCCCAACCCACCAGTGGCGACAGCTCGCCATCTCCGGCGACTTGGATTTGGTACGGCGCCCAAGCGGAGGTGGCGCCGTGCTGCATGCAGGCGGACTCACCTATGCCCTGATCTGGGCCGATCCACCCCGTCAACGCCGGCAGGCTTATGCCCAGGTGAACAAGTGCCTTCAAGAGGGATTGCAGGCCCTGGGCCTCGAACTCCGACCCGGGATCAATGCGACGGAAAGGATCGTGGCTGACTGTTTCGCCCAGTCCACAACTGCTGATCTGGTCGACTCCGGTGGCTGCAAACGCATCGGCAGTGCCCAATTCTGGAAACGAGGTCACCTGCTGCAGCACGGGGAGATTCCCCTTGATCCGCCTCAAGGCCTCTGGGAGGCTGTGTTTGAAACCTCTCCCCCATGCTGGACACCCTCTACACCCTCGGCAGCAAGCCTTGAGCTCGCACTGAAGCAGTCGTTCCAAACGCTCAACCCAGGCCTGAATTGGCGCGACGAGGATCTATCCCAAGAGGAGATTCAGCGAATGGACAAGCTCACGACCTGTTACTGCCTTGAACCGGCTCAGGCCTGA
- a CDS encoding sulfite exporter TauE/SafE family protein translates to MAAMTLAEGLVVLPMGLLAGALAGLLGIGGGLIFAPLLLWMGLTPHQALATSTFAIVPTAIGGSVTHWRSRSLPLKPGLVIGLTAFATALIFSRLGGLVAGWHLLAMQALLYLVLAGSIRADREAALQSDGHRPSPWGLSAVGAVAGLAGGLLGLGGGLLMVPLMVSGLSMPIRQAIRLSTLAVACSASAASLQFLQEGRGLASMGLLLGGVAAVSAQWTASRLDRVRPGTLAWLLRLLALVLAIDSGRRAIALALPLN, encoded by the coding sequence ATGGCAGCGATGACATTGGCAGAAGGTCTAGTGGTTCTGCCGATGGGACTGCTCGCGGGAGCCCTGGCAGGCCTGCTGGGTATCGGCGGAGGTTTGATTTTCGCGCCTCTGCTGCTTTGGATGGGCCTCACTCCGCATCAGGCCCTGGCCACGAGCACCTTCGCCATTGTTCCCACCGCCATCGGTGGAAGTGTCACCCATTGGCGGAGCCGTTCCTTGCCGCTGAAGCCTGGCCTGGTGATTGGCCTGACGGCCTTCGCGACCGCGCTGATCTTCAGTCGTCTGGGGGGGCTGGTGGCCGGCTGGCACCTCCTGGCCATGCAGGCCTTGCTGTATCTGGTGCTGGCTGGATCAATCCGAGCCGATCGTGAGGCGGCTCTGCAGAGTGATGGTCATAGACCTTCTCCCTGGGGGTTGTCTGCAGTCGGCGCTGTGGCGGGTCTGGCCGGAGGATTGCTTGGTCTGGGCGGAGGGCTGTTGATGGTGCCCCTGATGGTGAGTGGACTGTCGATGCCCATTCGCCAGGCCATTCGACTGAGCACCTTGGCCGTGGCCTGTTCGGCCAGTGCAGCGTCGCTTCAGTTTCTGCAGGAGGGTCGAGGACTGGCTTCGATGGGCTTGCTGCTGGGAGGTGTCGCTGCTGTTTCGGCCCAGTGGACCGCATCCCGCCTGGATCGGGTCAGGCCAGGAACCCTGGCCTGGCTCCTGCGGCTTCTGGCATTGGTGCTGGCCATCGACAGCGGTCGGCGAGCTATCGCCCTCGCCCTGCCACTGAACTGA
- a CDS encoding CRR6 family NdhI maturation factor — MEAGCHQSSLTITAEAIQRLDLKVLVSWMDQPLTKLLNDGAVLELNYEWPRAAEDPRELSECAEPRLWALRADARYPWLPLLLDRSKGCLIQHVAMLVPHDFRPSEGIRFDPQALELWVTHRLMVLDQLGADAGVPGHQRGNLSLMAASLGFELDAGFWELLDQTR, encoded by the coding sequence ATGGAAGCCGGATGCCACCAGTCTTCGCTGACCATTACCGCAGAAGCGATCCAGCGACTGGATCTGAAGGTCCTCGTCAGTTGGATGGACCAGCCCCTGACCAAGCTGTTGAACGACGGGGCTGTTCTCGAACTCAACTATGAGTGGCCTCGTGCAGCAGAGGATCCTCGGGAACTGAGTGAGTGCGCTGAACCCAGACTTTGGGCGTTAAGGGCTGACGCGCGCTATCCCTGGCTTCCCCTTCTGTTGGATCGCTCGAAGGGATGCCTCATTCAACATGTGGCCATGCTCGTTCCCCATGATTTTCGCCCGAGCGAAGGAATCCGCTTTGATCCCCAGGCCCTCGAGCTCTGGGTCACACACCGGTTGATGGTTCTGGATCAGCTGGGGGCAGACGCAGGGGTTCCCGGACATCAGCGCGGCAATCTGTCATTGATGGCTGCAAGCCTCGGCTTCGAGCTCGACGCCGGCTTCTGGGAGCTGCTGGACCAGACGCGATGA
- the psaM gene encoding photosystem I reaction center subunit XII produces MVSSITQAEIFIALVVAAHAGVLAVRLCVSLYRA; encoded by the coding sequence ATGGTCAGCTCCATCACCCAGGCCGAAATCTTCATCGCTCTCGTGGTCGCTGCCCACGCAGGGGTGCTTGCGGTTCGTCTGTGCGTCAGCCTCTACCGCGCTTGA
- a CDS encoding protochlorophyllide reductase: MTTPGTVLITGTTSGVGLNATRALVNRGWTVISANRSPQRAAAVADELDLPKERLQHVLMDLGDLESVRRAVDALPEQLDAVVCNAAVYKPKLKQPERSPQGYEISMATNHFGHFLLVQLLLGRLQNSSHPSKRVVILGTVTANSKELGGKIPIPAPADLGDLSGFESGFKDPIAMASGKPFKPGKAYKDSKLCNMITTQELHRRLHADTGIIFTSLYPGCVADTPLFRNTPKAFQTIFPWFQKNITGGYVSQALAGERVADVVANPDFAESGVHWSWGNRQKKDGQQFSQELSDKATDPDTARRVWELSMQLVGL, encoded by the coding sequence ATGACCACGCCCGGCACCGTTCTGATTACCGGCACCACATCGGGTGTAGGCCTGAATGCCACGCGTGCATTGGTGAATCGAGGCTGGACGGTGATATCAGCCAACCGCAGCCCGCAGCGGGCTGCGGCGGTTGCAGACGAACTGGACCTTCCCAAAGAGCGGCTGCAGCACGTGTTAATGGATCTTGGCGATCTCGAGAGTGTGCGCCGAGCTGTTGATGCTCTGCCCGAGCAGTTGGATGCTGTGGTTTGTAATGCAGCGGTTTATAAACCCAAGTTGAAACAGCCGGAGCGTTCCCCTCAGGGCTACGAAATTTCAATGGCCACAAACCACTTCGGCCATTTCCTGCTGGTGCAGCTGCTGTTGGGTCGCCTGCAGAACTCCAGCCATCCTTCCAAGCGGGTGGTGATTCTGGGAACCGTCACCGCGAACTCCAAAGAACTGGGTGGAAAGATTCCCATCCCGGCCCCTGCTGATCTTGGAGACCTGTCCGGTTTCGAGAGCGGCTTCAAAGACCCCATTGCGATGGCCAGTGGCAAGCCCTTCAAGCCCGGCAAGGCCTACAAAGACAGCAAGCTCTGCAACATGATTACCACCCAAGAGTTGCATCGCCGTTTGCACGCGGACACGGGGATCATCTTCACTTCGCTCTATCCAGGTTGCGTGGCAGACACGCCGCTGTTCCGCAACACCCCCAAGGCCTTTCAGACGATCTTCCCCTGGTTCCAGAAGAACATCACTGGCGGTTACGTCTCGCAAGCGTTAGCGGGTGAACGGGTTGCAGACGTTGTCGCCAATCCCGACTTCGCCGAATCGGGCGTGCACTGGAGCTGGGGCAACCGGCAAAAGAAGGATGGTCAGCAATTCAGCCAGGAGCTATCGGACAAGGCCACCGACCCAGACACCGCTCGTAGGGTCTGGGAACTCTCGATGCAGCTGGTGGGACTCTGA
- the bchL gene encoding ferredoxin:protochlorophyllide reductase (ATP-dependent) iron-sulfur ATP-binding protein has protein sequence MTTTLKRPVDGDGSVQVHQDPSVNIEEETLVIAVYGKGGIGKSTTSSNLSAAFSKLGKRVLQIGCDPKHDSTFTLTHKMVPTVIDILEEVDFHSEELRPEDFVFTGFNGVKCVESGGPPAGTGCGGYVTGQTVKLLKEHHLLEDTDVVIFDVLGDVVCGGFAAPLQHANYCLIVTANDFDSIFAMNRIVQAIQAKAKNYKVRLGGVVANRSADTDQIDKFNARTGLRTMAHFKDVDAIRRSRLKKCTIFEMDDADEGVQAVRQEYLRLAQNMLENVQPLEATSLKDREIFDLLGFD, from the coding sequence ATGACCACGACCCTGAAGCGTCCTGTTGACGGCGACGGCAGTGTTCAGGTCCATCAGGACCCCTCAGTGAACATCGAAGAGGAAACCCTGGTCATTGCCGTTTACGGCAAAGGAGGCATCGGTAAATCCACCACTTCCTCCAACCTCTCCGCCGCGTTCTCCAAACTGGGTAAGCGGGTGCTGCAGATCGGCTGTGACCCCAAGCACGACAGCACCTTCACCCTCACCCACAAGATGGTGCCGACGGTGATCGACATCCTTGAGGAGGTTGACTTCCACAGCGAGGAACTGCGTCCAGAGGACTTCGTTTTCACCGGCTTCAACGGTGTGAAATGCGTGGAAAGCGGCGGCCCACCGGCTGGGACCGGTTGTGGTGGTTATGTCACCGGCCAGACGGTGAAGTTGCTGAAGGAACATCACCTACTGGAAGACACCGATGTGGTGATCTTTGATGTGTTGGGTGACGTGGTCTGCGGTGGCTTCGCTGCGCCCCTGCAGCACGCCAACTACTGCCTGATCGTGACGGCCAACGATTTCGATTCGATCTTCGCGATGAACCGGATCGTTCAGGCGATTCAGGCCAAAGCCAAGAACTACAAAGTGCGGCTCGGGGGGGTCGTGGCCAACCGCTCGGCTGACACCGATCAGATCGACAAATTCAACGCGCGCACGGGCCTGCGCACCATGGCCCACTTCAAGGATGTGGACGCGATCCGTCGATCCAGGCTCAAGAAATGCACCATCTTTGAAATGGATGATGCAGACGAGGGAGTTCAGGCCGTTCGCCAGGAATATCTACGTCTGGCGCAGAACATGCTCGAGAACGTTCAGCCCCTCGAAGCCACATCGCTGAAGGACCGGGAGATCTTCGACCTACTCGGCTTCGACTGA
- a CDS encoding ferredoxin:protochlorophyllide reductase (ATP-dependent) subunit B, protein MELTLWTYEGPPHVGAMRIAASMHGVHYVLHAPQGDTYADLLFTMIERRGQRPPVTYTTFQARDLGGDTAELVKRHVQEAADRFQPDALLVGESCTAELIQDQPGALAQGMGLPMPVVTLELPAYSKKENWGAAETLYQLMRGLLKQSVPQQPNHDVKAWQHEGRRPRVNLLGPSLLGFRCRDDVLEVQRLLSLHGIDVGVVAPLGAGVEDILRLPQADLNVCLYPEVAESSCSWLERNFGIPFSKTVPIGMGATHDFLVEVHDLLGMSPPEAAEGYQRSRMPWYSESVDSTYLTGKRVFIFGDGTHAIAAARICSEELGFTVVGLGSYSREMARPVRAAAKQLGLEALICDDYLAVEAAMAEAAPELVLGTQMERHSAKRLGIPCAVISTPMHVQDVPARHSPQMGWEGANVIFDAWVHPLMMGLEEHLIGMFRHDFEFVDGHQSHLGHTGGAGAGNGNEVMNDSGSLQEAPSGQLVWTADGEAELKKIPFFVRGKVRRNAESYAREVGCREISSETLYDAKAHYKA, encoded by the coding sequence ATGGAACTGACGCTCTGGACTTACGAAGGCCCCCCCCATGTGGGAGCCATGCGCATCGCCGCCTCAATGCATGGGGTTCACTACGTGCTGCATGCACCGCAGGGCGACACCTATGCCGATCTTCTGTTCACGATGATCGAACGCCGCGGGCAGCGACCACCAGTGACTTACACCACTTTTCAGGCCAGAGATTTGGGAGGTGACACTGCAGAACTGGTCAAGCGGCACGTGCAAGAAGCAGCGGATCGCTTTCAACCCGATGCTCTGCTTGTGGGAGAGAGCTGTACGGCCGAACTGATCCAGGATCAGCCCGGTGCGCTGGCGCAGGGAATGGGATTACCGATGCCCGTCGTCACACTGGAGCTGCCCGCGTACAGCAAGAAAGAGAACTGGGGAGCGGCAGAGACCCTCTACCAACTGATGCGCGGGCTGCTGAAACAGAGCGTGCCGCAACAGCCGAACCACGATGTGAAGGCCTGGCAGCACGAAGGGCGTCGGCCGCGGGTGAATCTGCTCGGACCGTCCCTGCTGGGGTTCCGTTGTCGAGACGATGTTCTTGAAGTCCAGCGACTGCTGTCACTTCATGGCATCGACGTTGGCGTTGTTGCACCTCTTGGTGCGGGTGTGGAAGACATCCTTCGGCTGCCCCAGGCGGACTTGAATGTATGCCTCTATCCGGAAGTGGCTGAATCCAGCTGCAGCTGGCTGGAACGCAACTTCGGCATCCCGTTCAGCAAGACGGTGCCGATCGGCATGGGGGCAACCCACGACTTTCTTGTTGAAGTGCATGATCTCCTGGGGATGTCCCCCCCGGAAGCCGCAGAGGGGTACCAGCGATCCCGCATGCCCTGGTATTCCGAGTCCGTGGATTCCACTTACCTCACGGGCAAGCGTGTGTTCATCTTCGGGGACGGCACCCACGCCATTGCAGCAGCAAGGATCTGCAGCGAAGAGCTGGGATTCACCGTGGTGGGGCTGGGGTCTTACAGCAGGGAAATGGCCAGACCCGTTCGCGCCGCTGCCAAACAACTGGGGCTTGAGGCCCTGATCTGTGATGACTATCTAGCGGTCGAAGCAGCCATGGCCGAGGCGGCTCCCGAACTGGTCCTGGGTACCCAGATGGAACGGCACAGCGCCAAACGACTGGGAATTCCCTGCGCTGTGATCAGTACGCCGATGCATGTTCAGGATGTTCCGGCACGCCATAGCCCTCAGATGGGCTGGGAAGGCGCGAATGTGATTTTCGACGCCTGGGTCCACCCATTGATGATGGGCCTGGAGGAGCACCTGATCGGCATGTTCCGCCACGACTTCGAGTTTGTGGATGGACACCAGAGTCATCTGGGTCATACGGGGGGAGCGGGTGCCGGCAACGGCAACGAGGTCATGAACGATTCTGGTTCCCTGCAGGAGGCCCCATCAGGCCAGCTGGTCTGGACCGCCGATGGCGAAGCGGAACTGAAGAAGATCCCATTCTTTGTGCGTGGAAAAGTTCGACGCAATGCCGAGTCGTATGCCCGAGAGGTGGGCTGCAGGGAAATCAGCAGCGAAACGCTCTATGACGCAAAAGCCCACTACAAGGCATGA
- a CDS encoding ferredoxin:protochlorophyllide reductase (ATP-dependent) subunit N: MSANLLKESGPREVFCGLTSIVWLHRRMPDAFFLVVGSRTCAHLIQSAAGVMIFAEPRFGTAILSERDLAGLADAHDELDRVARELLARRPEIRTLFLVGSCPSEVIKLDLARAAERLNEELQGRVRVVNYSGSGIETTFTQGEDGALAALVPLLPASDARQLLLVGTLADAVEDRLIHLFSKLGIETVRSLPPRQSSQLPPVGAGTTVLLTQPFLTETARLLRDRGATVLKAPFPLGAEGSRRWMEAAADNFQCPEANVRNVLDPLEARARIALAPHREVLAGKRIFLLPESQLELPLARFLHRECGMELVEVGVPYLNREQMGEELALLPDGTTVVEGQHVERQLDRVRAGRPDLVVCGMGLANPLEAEGITTKWSIELVFSPIHGIDQAGDLAELFSRPLHRRQLIHPALHPQASNHPVHA; the protein is encoded by the coding sequence ATGAGCGCCAATCTTCTCAAGGAGTCAGGGCCTCGGGAGGTGTTCTGCGGCCTGACGTCGATCGTGTGGCTGCACCGACGCATGCCCGATGCCTTCTTCCTCGTGGTGGGATCCCGCACCTGCGCCCACCTGATCCAAAGCGCCGCCGGCGTCATGATCTTTGCTGAGCCTCGATTCGGCACCGCCATTCTCAGCGAGCGTGATCTTGCGGGTCTTGCTGATGCCCACGACGAGCTCGACCGAGTTGCTCGGGAACTCTTGGCGCGCCGCCCTGAAATCCGCACCCTTTTCTTGGTGGGATCCTGTCCAAGCGAGGTCATCAAGCTTGATCTCGCTCGAGCCGCCGAACGTCTCAATGAGGAGCTCCAGGGGCGCGTCCGGGTTGTGAATTATTCCGGAAGCGGTATCGAAACCACCTTCACCCAGGGAGAAGACGGAGCACTGGCTGCACTCGTGCCTCTACTGCCGGCCAGCGACGCCCGTCAGCTTCTCCTGGTGGGCACATTGGCTGATGCCGTGGAGGATCGCCTGATCCACCTCTTCTCAAAACTCGGCATCGAGACCGTGCGCAGTCTCCCGCCGCGCCAATCCTCCCAGCTGCCACCGGTGGGGGCCGGTACCACGGTGCTGCTGACGCAGCCCTTCCTTACCGAGACCGCACGGTTGTTGCGTGACCGGGGCGCCACGGTGCTCAAGGCCCCGTTCCCTCTAGGCGCCGAGGGCAGCCGGCGCTGGATGGAAGCTGCCGCAGACAATTTCCAGTGCCCGGAAGCCAACGTCCGCAACGTGCTCGATCCCCTTGAAGCACGCGCGCGGATCGCCCTCGCACCCCATCGGGAGGTGCTGGCAGGCAAGCGCATCTTCTTGCTGCCGGAATCCCAACTTGAACTCCCCCTGGCCCGCTTTTTGCACAGAGAGTGCGGCATGGAGTTGGTGGAAGTGGGGGTTCCTTATCTCAATCGCGAGCAGATGGGCGAGGAACTGGCCTTGCTTCCGGATGGGACAACGGTGGTAGAGGGGCAGCACGTGGAACGGCAGTTGGATCGGGTCCGCGCTGGTCGCCCAGATCTAGTGGTGTGTGGGATGGGGCTTGCCAATCCCCTGGAAGCGGAGGGGATTACAACTAAATGGTCGATCGAACTGGTGTTCAGTCCGATCCACGGCATCGACCAGGCAGGCGATCTTGCCGAATTGTTCTCACGTCCACTGCACAGACGCCAACTGATCCATCCGGCCCTGCATCCGCAAGCCTCCAACCACCCCGTTCACGCCTGA